Genomic segment of Primulina tabacum isolate GXHZ01 unplaced genomic scaffold, ASM2559414v2 Contig387, whole genome shotgun sequence:
CTTATATCTCACAATGTCGCAAAACAATCTAAATGTAAATCTTGGCTGCTTTACAGTTTAGGAGATTTCAATCACACTATTTCCATAGTCTTTTGACATTTTTGGCACTAAAACAATACGATATCAGGGCTagttaatttcatgaaatttaaatgtcATCCCAATATTGACTATGCTCACTACGAGTTACTATATATTCAATTATTACATATACACCAAAAGACAAAATGAGTAGACACTCAGGTACCCGAATTTTGAACTAAAATGTTAATAGAGAAGAAAAAATTACGACGAGTGATGCGATCCTGGTGAAATGAatgagcagggtcgggtgctccaccggatctgctatcaagaTAATGAAGGAAACTGAGCAAGAACTATAtctgtgatgaagatatatctCTGCAATATGGCTTCCGCTGTaacctgcaaataagaaaagaactcgtgaatgggcgccggaggggtgtccggcgtggccactccgatgcttaagccagcaggtgaagatgataTAACCAGTGTAACTTAGATAAAAGTAAAGGCTACTGGTGTAAATATGTGCATTAACATGTGTTGGTGAATGAATCATTCTCCAGCAcaagagaagaagaggaagccaAAGTCCTTCAAATGAAttacatacctgctatttataggagaaaaggTAGTaggtaccttgttttcagtgcctacTTGCCACTTCCTGTCACGCCACCCTACTTTTCCATCAAGTCACATCAATAGGATTCTGTCAGGTGCGCTTCTCGACACAAGATCTTATTTTCTGAATCACTAGAATGCGGCACTGTTATCGAGGTGCCTGGGTAGAATGCCTCCCGGGAGATTTATACAAGAGCCCGGGACTATGACTGCCCGGAGAGTAGAGCATGGGCTTGCACCTGCCCCGCTCCAGAAGAATCCATCTGCAGACTCACTCGGATTTGGGAATCCATTTGATATtccgggtcatccatgacccgggctctTACGGGGTATCATCACCCatcccttaaatagtcgggctagagtcatactcgctgtcccgatcagtcatgcCTGGATTcccaaagagatcatcaatcttGTTCTATAaaagcatcgggggcttcatGTCTCCCAGAAATGGGATGAAATGCCGGAGtctcatgtctcccggactttgCATAAGATGCCGGAGCTtcatatctcccggactttgaataatgtgccggggcctcgtgtctcccggacttaagaGAATGttccggggcctcatacctcccggactttgAATAATGTGTCAGGACCTCCTATCTCCCGGACttaggaatggtcgaggtgtggtgccccgagccagatttgtgaaccctgggcttataagtaaccaaggtgcggagccttgggccggggagcatgtcccgggacttgggaatggtcgaggtgcggagccccgagccaggtttgagaaccctgggcttataaataaccaaggtgcggagccttgggccggggagcatgtcccgggacttgggaatggtcgaggtgcagagccccgagccagggtgtagtgccctgggcttacagataaccaaggtgcggagccttgggccggggagcatgtcccgggacttgggagtggtcgaggtgcggatccccaagccagggtgtagtgccctgggcttatagataaccaaggtgcggagccttgggccggggagcatgtcccgggacttgggaatggtcgaggtgcggagccccgagccagggtgtagtgccctgggcttatagataaccaaggtacggagccttgggccggggagcatgtcccggaacttgggagtggtcgaggtgcggagccccgagccaggtttgagaaccctgggcttataaataaccaaggtgcggagccttgggccggggagcatgtcccgggacttgggagtggtcgaggtgcggagccccgagccaggtttgagaaccctgggcttataaataaccaaggtgcggagccttagGCCGGGGAgaatgtcccgggacttgggaatggtcgaggtgcggagccccgagccaggtttgagaaccctgggcttataaataaccaaggtgcggagacttgggccggggagcatgtcccgggacttgggagtggtcgaggtgcggagccccgagccaggtttgagaaccctgggcttataaataaccaaggtgcggagccttgggccggggagcatgtcccgggacttgggagtggtcgaggtgcggagaaccgagccaggtttgagaaccctgggcttataaataaccaaggtgcggagccttgggccggggagcatgtcccgggacttgggagtggtcgaggtgcggagccccgagccaggtttgagaaccctgggcttataaataatgtgtcggggcctcgtatctcccggactttcaagaatgtgtcggggcctcatacctcccggacttgagataatgtgccggggcttCATAACTCCCGGACctaagataatgtgccggggcctcgtatctcccggactttcaagaatgagatgttgggatctcatacctcccgggctttgcataagatgccggggcctcgtatctCCCGGACTTGATATAATGTGCCGGGACCTcgtacctcccgggcttaagagaTTTTCTTTTACCTgctgttttagttttattaaaaatcaaatcactaACCTGGAAATATTGAATCCGAATTCATTTCCGGTAGAGTGAAACTTCTCTGGTTGAGCTAAATTAGGTGACTAATATAGCTGTATGCTACTGAGTGCATAGTAAATGCTCTTCATGCCAATCCGGGATAGCTGCTGAGCTTTGAGCCCATATGAAATCCACATATAAGATCTGAGTGCCGAGCTGGTCGGACTTGTATGTTTGCCAAGCAGAATTGGGCTTACTGAGGTGCCGAGCAAGGTCAGACTTACTTTTGAATGGAAACCATAtctacgtcttgagctcaagttcccacagacggcgccaatgatgcgatcctggtgaaatgaatgagcagggtcgggtgctccaccggatctgctagCAAGATAATGAAGGAAACTGAGCAAGAACTATAtctgtgatgaagatatatctCTGCAATATGGCTTCCGCTGTaacctgcaaataagaaaagaactcgtgaataggcgccggaggggtgtccagcgtggccactccgatgcttaagccagcaggtgaagatgataACCAGTGTAACTTAGATAAAAGTAAAGGCTACTGGTGTAAATATATGCATTAACATGTGTTGGTGAATGAATCATTCTCCAGCAcaagagaagaagaggaagccaaagtccttcaaatgaattatatacctgctatttataggagaaaaagTAGTaggtaccttgttttcagtgcctacTTGCCACTTCCTGTCACGCCACCCTACTTTTCCATCAAGTCACATCAATAGGATTATGTCAAGAGCGCTTCTCGACACAAGATCTTATCTTCTGAATCACTAGAATGCGGCACTGTTATCGAGGTGTCCGGGTAGAATGCCTCCCGGGAGATTTATACAAGAGCCCGGGACTATGACTGCCCGGAGAGTAGAGCATGGGCTTGCAC
This window contains:
- the LOC142534129 gene encoding uncharacterized protein LOC142534129 isoform X2, translated to MQSPGGMRSQHLILESPGDTRPRHIILGPGVMKPRHIISSPGGMRPRHILESPGDTRPRHIIYKPRVLKPGSGLRTSTTPKSRDMLPGPRLRTLVIYKPRVLKPGSVLRTSTTPKSRDMLPGPRLRTLVIYKPRVLKPGSGLRTSTTPKSRDMLPGPSLRTLVIYKPRVLKPGSGLRTSTIPKSRDILPGLRLRTLVIYKPRVLKPGSGLRTSTTPKSRDMLPGPRLRTLVIYKPRVLKPGSGLRTSTTPKFRDMLPGPRLRTLVIYKPRALHPGSGLRTSTIPNPGTCSPAQGSAPWLFISPGFSNLARGSAPRPFPSPGTCSPAQGSAPWLLISPGFTNLARGTTPRPFLSPGDRRS
- the LOC142534129 gene encoding uncharacterized protein LOC142534129 isoform X1, producing MQSPGGMRSQHLILESPGDTRPRHIILGPGVMKPRHIISSPGGMRPRHILESPGDTRPRHIIYKPRVLKPGSGLRTSTTPKSRDMLPGPRLRTLVIYKPRVLKPGSVLRTSTTPKSRDMLPGPRLRTLVIYKPRVLKPGSGLRTSTTPKSRDMLPGPSLRTLVIYKPRVLKPGSGLRTSTIPKSRDILPGLRLRTLVIYKPRVLKPGSGLRTSTTPKSRDMLPGPRLRTLVIYKPRVLKPGSGLRTSTTPKFRDMLPGPRLRTLVIYKPRALHPGSGLRTSTIPKSRDMLPGPRLRTLVIYKPRALHPGLGIRTSTTPKSRDMLPGPRLRTLVICKPRALHPGSGLCTSTIPKSRDMLPGPRLRTLVIYKPRVLKPGSGLRTSTIPKSRDMLPGPRLRTLVTYKPRVHKSGSGHHTSTIPKSGR